The following are from one region of the Tenacibaculum dicentrarchi genome:
- the xerA gene encoding site-specific tyrosine recombinase/integron integrase, which translates to MIGLQFSPNKVIHALIKELPEPKWSAEFNMVYLKYSKKNINAIFQKFKGVIWIHGNAFFKEKPIKDNSLPNINGFRNRVKKETLKYAPESYFLKLELKRYSLNTCKIYISLFEKFINHFYQQPINDLSEKDIQQYLQVLAHQNKSNSYVNQSINAIKFYYETVLGMPNRFYSVDRPRKEHRLPKIISKEEILAIIDHTNNIKHRCIVSLLYSAGLRRSEILNLKITDIDSKRMLIHVNNAKGNKDRYSLLSTTVLRELRVYYKEWQPKTYLFEGKKGQKYSPESVAVIVKRATKKAGILKRVTPHMLRHSFATHLLEGGTNLRYIQNLLGHRSSKTTEIYTHVASHNFKSIKNPLDL; encoded by the coding sequence ATGATTGGGCTACAATTTAGCCCAAACAAGGTTATTCATGCATTAATAAAAGAACTTCCTGAGCCTAAATGGAGTGCGGAGTTTAATATGGTTTATTTAAAGTATTCTAAGAAAAACATTAATGCTATTTTTCAAAAATTTAAAGGTGTTATCTGGATACATGGCAACGCTTTTTTCAAAGAAAAACCTATAAAAGACAATAGCTTACCCAATATAAATGGGTTTAGAAATAGGGTTAAAAAAGAAACTCTTAAGTATGCTCCTGAGAGTTACTTCTTAAAATTAGAGCTTAAAAGATACTCTTTAAACACTTGTAAAATCTATATTTCATTGTTTGAGAAATTTATAAATCATTTTTATCAACAACCAATAAATGATCTATCTGAAAAAGATATACAGCAGTATCTTCAAGTATTAGCGCATCAGAATAAATCGAATAGTTATGTAAATCAATCTATAAACGCTATTAAATTTTACTATGAAACAGTGTTGGGTATGCCTAATCGATTTTACAGTGTAGATAGACCCAGAAAAGAACATAGGCTTCCTAAAATAATATCGAAAGAAGAAATTTTAGCTATTATAGATCACACAAATAATATAAAACATCGGTGTATTGTTAGCCTTTTATATTCCGCAGGATTGCGTAGAAGTGAAATTCTTAATTTAAAGATAACGGATATAGACAGCAAAAGAATGCTAATACATGTTAACAATGCTAAGGGAAATAAAGATAGGTATTCCTTACTTTCTACAACCGTTCTTAGAGAATTAAGGGTATATTATAAGGAGTGGCAACCTAAAACGTATTTGTTTGAAGGCAAGAAAGGGCAAAAATATTCACCTGAAAGTGTCGCTGTAATTGTTAAAAGAGCTACAAAAAAAGCTGGTATTCTAAAGAGAGTAACACCGCATATGTTAAGACATTCTTTTGCGACTCACCTTTTAGAAGGTGGTACTAATTTACGCTATATCCAAAATTTATTAGGGCATCGCTCTAGTAAAACAACAGAAATTTACACTCATGTTGCCTCTCATAATTTTAAATCAATTAAAAATCCCCTAGATTTATAA
- a CDS encoding alpha/beta fold hydrolase — MKVILKIIKWIGKFIGGILLLLILLGLGYRLFNSKPVPPGKLVDVNGTELHIRAEGKINNLPTIILESGANGHTDMLHWIAEGLKKNMRVVRYDREGKWFSEPSKDSITPEFYAHQLHELLEKNGEKPPYILAGHSMGGVYTRIFRDLYPNEVIGMVFLDSSHPEQWKRLEQKELIPNSQINFLKVIAVISDLGLRGIYNKIVSPKPRNDGLPQECHIRNFNLVSSSGKVYRRNLKENSINDDILKRAGQASDLDSLPVLVFTATEQYRESQKEKYRNQGIDPDKQIQLWFEMQKELKELSTNGKQFIIEGSHGTIITKKENAEIINKEILLMAEKIEKDNK, encoded by the coding sequence ATGAAAGTAATCCTAAAAATTATTAAGTGGATTGGGAAATTTATTGGTGGTATTTTATTACTACTTATATTATTGGGTTTAGGCTACCGATTGTTTAATTCAAAACCAGTTCCACCTGGTAAATTAGTTGATGTCAATGGCACTGAACTTCATATAAGAGCAGAAGGTAAAATAAATAATTTACCAACCATTATTCTCGAATCAGGTGCAAATGGTCATACAGATATGCTTCATTGGATAGCGGAAGGATTAAAGAAAAATATGAGAGTTGTACGCTATGATAGAGAAGGAAAATGGTTTAGCGAACCAAGTAAAGACAGTATTACACCAGAATTTTATGCCCATCAATTACACGAATTACTTGAAAAAAATGGAGAAAAACCACCTTATATTTTAGCGGGTCACTCTATGGGCGGAGTCTACACTCGAATATTCAGAGATTTGTATCCGAATGAAGTAATAGGAATGGTGTTCCTTGATTCGAGTCATCCAGAACAATGGAAACGATTGGAACAAAAAGAATTGATTCCAAATAGTCAAATTAACTTTTTGAAAGTTATTGCAGTAATTTCAGATTTAGGCTTAAGAGGAATATACAATAAAATTGTAAGTCCAAAGCCTAGAAATGATGGTTTACCTCAAGAATGTCATATCCGTAATTTTAATCTAGTAAGTTCTTCAGGTAAAGTTTATCGTAGGAATCTAAAAGAAAATAGTATCAATGATGATATTCTTAAGCGGGCAGGTCAAGCAAGTGATTTGGATTCATTACCTGTTTTGGTTTTTACCGCTACTGAACAATATCGAGAATCTCAGAAAGAAAAATATAGAAATCAAGGTATTGATCCCGACAAACAAATTCAATTATGGTTTGAAATGCAAAAAGAATTAAAAGAACTATCTACGAACGGGAAACAATTTATTATTGAAGGAAGTCACGGTACTATAATTACAAAAAAAGAAAATGCTGAAATAATTAATAAAGAAATACTTTTAATGGCTGAAAAAATTGAAAAGGATAATAAATAA
- a CDS encoding leucine-rich repeat domain-containing protein, translating into MNIKYFFLFFITSFSFGQTIEEQYREALYNTAYNNNLQKIFDKIVEIKPLIATGDDDKVLDYLLQPNSDFIVTQITYRILGTLPDDNLEKDGSLERVGIVDLIGTHQFKPEKYSIYLDSYDEKLDERTVLDYPKSWEGMDMELDIISLSFTTTPDGETIKYIKRKRSISIAKLDYLLYKNPELKKIKLTPSQKEEIKNSNLIKVTRNINWSHKDFDCDNSEIEILKLNRIWGADFLQGAMYNLPECIQYFDKLKEIRFSNHEINQIPEYLSSMKTLEVIYLPKNKIFYLPKNLGEFTSLKEIDVSNNFILNLPETTFFPLKIEKINLSNNYLTKIPKQIYKLKHLIHLNLKGNKISKKDIFKLKKKLKNCEILY; encoded by the coding sequence ATGAACATTAAATATTTTTTTTTATTTTTTATAACATCTTTTTCTTTTGGACAAACCATTGAAGAACAATACAGAGAAGCTTTATACAATACAGCCTATAACAATAATTTACAGAAAATTTTCGATAAAATTGTTGAGATTAAACCTCTTATAGCTACTGGTGATGATGATAAGGTTCTAGATTATTTATTACAACCTAATTCTGATTTTATTGTAACTCAGATAACATATAGAATTTTAGGAACTTTACCTGATGATAACCTGGAAAAAGATGGAAGTTTGGAAAGGGTTGGAATTGTAGATTTGATAGGAACACATCAATTTAAACCTGAAAAATATTCAATCTACTTAGATAGTTATGACGAAAAGCTTGATGAGAGAACTGTACTTGACTATCCTAAATCTTGGGAAGGAATGGATATGGAACTTGATATTATATCTCTTTCTTTTACAACAACTCCTGATGGAGAGACTATAAAATATATTAAGAGAAAAAGAAGTATCTCTATAGCAAAGTTAGATTACCTCCTTTATAAAAACCCAGAATTAAAAAAGATTAAACTTACTCCTTCTCAGAAAGAAGAAATTAAAAATTCGAACCTAATTAAGGTTACAAGAAATATCAATTGGTCTCATAAAGATTTTGACTGTGATAATAGCGAAATAGAGATCTTAAAATTAAATAGAATATGGGGTGCTGATTTTTTGCAAGGAGCAATGTATAACTTACCAGAATGTATACAATACTTTGATAAATTAAAAGAAATTAGATTTTCTAATCACGAAATAAATCAAATACCAGAATATTTATCTTCTATGAAAACTTTAGAAGTGATCTATTTACCTAAGAATAAAATATTTTATTTACCTAAAAATCTAGGTGAATTCACTTCTTTAAAAGAAATAGATGTGTCTAATAATTTCATTTTAAACCTTCCTGAGACTACATTTTTTCCTCTAAAAATTGAAAAAATTAATTTATCTAATAATTATTTGACTAAAATACCTAAACAAATATATAAATTAAAACACTTAATACATCTTAATTTAAAAGGAAATAAAATATCAAAAAAGGATATTTTTAAATTAAAAAAGAAATTAAAAAACTGTGAGATATTATACTAA
- a CDS encoding toll/interleukin-1 receptor domain-containing protein — protein MKTLWITYSWEDNKNGDIEFIAQELEKTGINVKLDRWNIKTGQRLWEQIDQFISNPSECDVWAIIATQNSLGSEPCKEEVAYALDRALNSRGQTFPLIGIFPSTVDKELIPSAIRTRLYVSLKDHDWIERIKSALEDRAPNIQRPTLEPYTLEIKKTKNGRNVIELRPRAGTWIPFICAVPLSEKNKLNPSILCGPKGNIPIGGILNMCGEGESKDKKWWSMYAGNEATPTISYFLFCDEIPSQIIFGVNNGQPQFMINLK, from the coding sequence ATGAAAACACTTTGGATTACATATTCTTGGGAAGATAATAAAAATGGTGACATTGAATTCATTGCTCAAGAACTTGAAAAAACTGGAATAAATGTAAAACTTGACAGATGGAATATTAAAACGGGGCAAAGACTTTGGGAGCAAATAGATCAGTTTATTTCAAATCCTTCTGAATGTGATGTTTGGGCAATAATTGCAACTCAAAATAGTTTAGGAAGTGAACCTTGTAAGGAAGAAGTAGCATACGCACTTGATAGAGCATTAAATTCTAGAGGACAAACATTTCCGCTAATAGGAATTTTCCCTTCTACAGTTGACAAAGAATTAATTCCTTCAGCAATAAGAACTAGATTATATGTAAGCTTAAAAGATCATGATTGGATTGAACGTATAAAATCAGCTTTAGAAGATAGAGCTCCAAACATTCAAAGACCAACATTAGAACCATATACTTTAGAAATTAAAAAAACTAAAAATGGTAGAAATGTAATAGAATTAAGACCAAGAGCAGGAACTTGGATTCCATTTATTTGTGCAGTTCCATTAAGCGAAAAAAATAAATTAAACCCAAGTATTCTTTGTGGTCCAAAAGGAAATATTCCAATAGGTGGAATTCTTAATATGTGTGGAGAAGGAGAAAGTAAAGATAAAAAGTGGTGGTCTATGTATGCTGGAAATGAAGCTACTCCAACTATAAGTTATTTTCTATTTTGTGATGAAATACCATCACAAATTATATTTGGAGTGAATAATGGACAACCACAATTTATGATAAATTTAAAATAA
- a CDS encoding DUF6864 domain-containing function, which translates to MKIKSGEYEIIFSGTVIGIINEDIEFQFPETHANLKIIFTFKTDKSIDKSPIEFDFPEEKSIRLTLVNIDGTLGSGNTELLEIGYLDNRKLYLNYRVHTIKDLSNTIHYSFYVGKEGSYVE; encoded by the coding sequence ATGAAAATAAAATCGGGAGAATATGAAATAATTTTTTCTGGTACTGTAATTGGAATTATCAACGAAGATATTGAATTTCAGTTTCCAGAAACTCATGCTAATTTAAAAATTATTTTTACCTTTAAAACTGATAAAAGCATTGACAAATCACCAATTGAATTTGATTTCCCAGAAGAAAAATCAATTAGGCTTACTTTGGTCAATATTGATGGAACGCTTGGTTCTGGAAATACTGAACTTTTAGAAATAGGATATCTTGATAATCGAAAATTATATCTAAATTACAGAGTACATACGATTAAAGATTTGAGTAACACTATCCACTATTCGTTTTATGTAGGAAAGGAGGGCAGTTATGTCGAATAA
- a CDS encoding M48 family metallopeptidase, producing MIKIKTLIHEKEKTYLLIMKILGIILWLILLFASMGTILIWGAFIAFGLWISGLYFKAVIHGDSVKVSPSQFPEIYDIIIEQSNKLNLTNIPEVFIYNGSGLVNAFAVKFLSAKYVILMSDLVDLSLKRGKIKELSMIIGHELGHHAAGHTSFLKGLLIKPANFVPFLGSAYSRACEFTADRIGFTLTEDLSASENALVALALGSESLANDTNIEAFILQEKEIPDFMGFIHKIYSTHPRMTKRVIEIRKFNKLYLNK from the coding sequence ATGATTAAAATCAAAACACTAATACACGAAAAAGAAAAAACCTATTTATTAATCATGAAAATTTTAGGAATTATTTTATGGCTAATTTTACTATTTGCTTCAATGGGTACAATATTAATATGGGGAGCTTTTATTGCTTTTGGATTATGGATTAGCGGGTTATACTTTAAAGCGGTTATACATGGAGACAGTGTTAAGGTATCTCCTTCTCAATTTCCTGAAATTTATGATATAATTATAGAACAATCCAACAAACTTAATCTTACAAATATACCAGAAGTATTTATATACAATGGAAGTGGATTAGTAAATGCCTTTGCTGTAAAGTTTCTATCTGCTAAATATGTGATACTAATGTCAGATTTAGTTGATTTAAGTCTTAAAAGAGGTAAGATAAAAGAATTATCAATGATAATAGGTCACGAATTAGGACATCATGCAGCAGGACACACAAGCTTCTTGAAAGGACTACTAATAAAACCTGCGAATTTCGTTCCCTTTCTTGGATCAGCTTACAGTAGAGCATGTGAATTTACAGCAGACAGAATAGGATTCACTTTAACAGAAGATTTATCAGCAAGTGAAAATGCACTTGTAGCATTAGCGCTAGGAAGTGAAAGTTTAGCGAATGACACAAATATAGAAGCGTTTATATTACAAGAAAAAGAAATACCTGATTTTATGGGATTTATACATAAAATATATTCTACTCATCCAAGAATGACAAAAAGGGTAATTGAAATAAGAAAGTTCAATAAATTATACCTAAATAAATAA
- a CDS encoding toll/interleukin-1 receptor domain-containing protein, translating into MSNLTTKRKIDLLNKLLSKGAGITTQSSGNPDFKSWKNLTERTLVRIFGDESVEVKQLRGLNFEYRGLMFGGNDYSSSHKNAYNRSFSTMLKSIENYIEEFNEELQDPEENSPSEDSNGNDQSIKKVFISHSSQDTNVVEELIEILESLGLNSTQIFCSSFEGYGIDYGENFLDRIKTELDTNVLVLFVLSKNFYESPICLCEMGATWIKTNIHIPILIPPFDFSDIQGVIPLTQGFKVNDSLALNQFKDQVEKLFEIQNKLEFTTWERKRDRIINRLEKNIK; encoded by the coding sequence ATGTCAAATTTAACAACAAAAAGAAAAATTGATTTATTAAATAAACTTTTATCAAAAGGTGCAGGGATTACTACTCAATCTTCTGGTAATCCAGATTTTAAAAGTTGGAAGAATCTTACCGAACGAACTCTAGTTAGGATTTTTGGCGATGAATCTGTAGAAGTTAAACAACTTAGAGGTTTAAATTTTGAATATAGAGGTTTAATGTTTGGTGGAAATGACTATTCTTCTAGCCATAAGAATGCTTATAATCGTAGCTTCTCTACAATGCTAAAATCAATTGAGAATTACATAGAAGAATTTAACGAAGAATTACAAGATCCAGAAGAAAATTCACCAAGTGAAGATAGTAATGGAAATGATCAATCAATTAAAAAAGTATTCATTAGTCACTCATCTCAAGATACAAATGTAGTTGAAGAATTAATTGAAATACTTGAGTCATTGGGTTTAAACAGTACACAAATTTTTTGTTCATCTTTTGAAGGTTATGGAATCGATTATGGTGAAAATTTCTTAGATAGGATTAAGACAGAACTAGATACAAATGTGCTAGTTCTATTTGTGTTATCAAAGAACTTTTATGAAAGCCCTATCTGTCTTTGCGAAATGGGAGCTACTTGGATTAAAACGAATATTCATATTCCTATTTTAATTCCACCATTTGATTTTAGTGATATTCAAGGAGTAATTCCATTAACACAAGGCTTTAAAGTAAATGACTCGTTGGCTCTAAATCAGTTTAAGGACCAAGTAGAAAAACTATTTGAAATTCAAAACAAATTGGAATTTACAACTTGGGAAAGGAAACGGGATAGAATTATTAATAGATTAGAAAAAAATATAAAGTAA
- a CDS encoding AAA family ATPase — MKESKIRFNTKDFRAINSAEMIINGITVVAGENGCGKSTLSKLLYYSYKTISNYDNLVAKKLFSELQNVFTFLKILKFELFDKKYKNIDKESLEKRLKVIEDTFLENEVNEELKDMIILLINDFSNIIDRKSSPHLAHIVKDIVKNKGVKENPDQDLFDTISVYVESLFKESFGLIESRAISLFKNELKNVFHDADLPSEFSLYEYGNHLVSIDRNSISIPYAIDNVIYIDSPMMIGVNSDENKYWKDLNNLLLTNKSDSISNCSNIIKNEILKGDVALEDNKNSLNKFSFKRDDGSVFNLLDCATGIKSFSILQLLLKNGSISDKTLLIIDEPESHLHPQWIIEYARMIVLLHKEVGVKFFIASHNPDMVSAIRLISEKEDVLNNVDYYLAVKSMSYTYDYKYLNIDIDPIFESFNIAIERIGQYGGGDEF; from the coding sequence ATGAAAGAATCAAAAATCAGATTTAATACTAAGGATTTTAGAGCTATTAATTCTGCAGAAATGATTATTAATGGTATAACTGTTGTCGCGGGAGAAAATGGCTGTGGAAAAAGTACTCTTTCTAAACTTTTATATTATTCATATAAAACAATTTCAAATTATGATAATTTAGTAGCTAAAAAACTTTTTTCAGAACTTCAAAACGTTTTTACTTTTTTAAAGATTCTAAAATTTGAATTATTCGACAAAAAATATAAAAATATTGATAAAGAATCTTTGGAAAAAAGATTAAAAGTGATTGAAGATACTTTTTTAGAAAATGAAGTGAATGAAGAATTAAAAGATATGATTATTCTTTTAATTAATGACTTTTCAAATATTATAGATAGAAAAAGTTCTCCTCACTTAGCACATATTGTAAAAGATATTGTAAAAAACAAAGGGGTTAAAGAAAATCCAGATCAAGATTTATTTGATACTATTTCAGTATATGTTGAATCTTTATTTAAAGAATCTTTTGGCTTGATAGAATCTAGAGCTATTTCTCTTTTTAAAAATGAATTAAAAAATGTTTTTCATGATGCTGATTTGCCAAGTGAATTTAGCCTTTATGAATATGGTAATCATTTAGTTTCAATAGATAGAAATAGTATATCTATTCCTTATGCTATTGACAATGTTATTTATATTGATTCCCCAATGATGATTGGAGTTAATTCTGATGAAAATAAATATTGGAAAGACTTAAACAACCTATTATTAACTAATAAATCAGATTCAATTTCAAACTGTTCTAATATAATAAAAAATGAGATTTTAAAAGGAGATGTAGCTTTAGAGGATAATAAAAATTCTTTGAATAAGTTTTCATTTAAAAGAGATGATGGTTCAGTGTTTAATTTACTTGATTGCGCAACAGGAATAAAGTCGTTTAGTATTTTACAGCTATTATTAAAAAATGGTTCTATTTCAGATAAAACTCTTCTAATAATTGATGAGCCAGAATCACATTTACACCCACAATGGATAATAGAGTATGCTAGAATGATAGTGCTTTTGCATAAAGAGGTAGGAGTAAAATTCTTTATAGCAAGTCATAATCCAGATATGGTTAGCGCAATAAGATTAATATCTGAAAAAGAAGATGTTTTAAATAATGTAGATTATTATTTAGCTGTAAAAAGCATGAGTTATACATATGATTATAAATACCTAAATATAGATATAGACCCTATATTTGAATCTTTTAATATTGCTATTGAAAGAATAGGTCAATATGGAGGAGGAGATGAGTTTTAA
- a CDS encoding helix-turn-helix domain-containing protein, which translates to MDSKQKILIKFGERVREIRKEKELSQEELAHKADLHRTYIGMIERAEKNITLVNIEKIANALDVNITDLFS; encoded by the coding sequence ATGGATTCAAAACAAAAAATACTGATAAAATTTGGAGAAAGAGTTCGAGAAATCCGAAAGGAAAAAGAACTTTCACAAGAGGAATTAGCACATAAAGCTGATTTACATAGAACTTATATTGGTATGATTGAAAGAGCAGAAAAAAATATTACTCTTGTCAACATAGAAAAGATTGCTAATGCTTTAGATGTAAACATAACTGACTTATTTAGCTAA
- a CDS encoding Eco57I restriction-modification methylase domain-containing protein, which produces MTKNQTVTLINNQTTYENNLELSHRKDLGVFLTNNINTVDKILDIIDFEDKDILSRKFLEPSCGNGVFVIRLLEKLFKNIQDKKIVIKFIESNIFFIDIDESMIEKTKINISTFFYSKFNEPYTGSYKSFVFDFTQRIKPKKSNSLFDSLLDIPLAKFLDNMDYVIGNPPYVSLYGRRDRKKDEAQRIYYLNRYSQFPDSLKNGKINYVMLFIEQSIDFLKEGGKLSFIIDLSFFETAYEHTRKYLLDKTRILSIEYNIKDFEVASGQVILELQKTKVENNLVKIIDAENNVSIEVEQALWYKPKDQFKFRFNTCSLSSAIIDKIESKDCPTLKSLYPKKNLRTCVMLLNMENLFVFEDKKLDDEVKAYPYYQGSKGLKGKYQKMENTKYFHYDKKLQDKVNDELKAELIAKGIKNKKRLGLGETIIYDNPKIYIRQSAKEIIASYDENPSSANNSLYVFSLRDSKKESIIFLKFLCGLLNSDIITFYSQQLNIIRFSKGKQPQIKTSDLYKIPVPTDISLQKRVADLVDKIYSNDGEDETIKNEINLVFNDYFNLTNDELKVIEESILDY; this is translated from the coding sequence ATGACTAAAAATCAGACAGTTACTTTAATCAATAATCAAACAACGTATGAGAACAATTTAGAATTGTCCCATAGAAAAGACCTTGGCGTTTTTCTCACTAATAATATTAATACCGTTGATAAGATTTTAGATATAATTGATTTTGAAGATAAAGACATATTGTCAAGGAAGTTTTTAGAACCATCTTGTGGTAATGGTGTATTTGTTATACGTCTTTTAGAAAAACTATTTAAAAACATTCAAGATAAAAAAATCGTTATCAAGTTTATTGAATCAAACATATTCTTTATTGATATTGATGAAAGTATGATTGAAAAAACAAAGATTAACATTTCAACTTTTTTTTATTCCAAGTTTAATGAGCCATATACTGGCAGTTATAAAAGCTTCGTTTTCGACTTTACTCAACGAATTAAGCCTAAAAAAAGTAATTCGCTTTTTGATTCTCTTTTAGATATTCCTCTTGCAAAGTTTTTAGATAATATGGATTATGTAATTGGAAATCCGCCTTATGTTTCTCTTTATGGCAGAAGAGATAGAAAGAAAGATGAAGCTCAACGTATTTATTACTTGAATAGATATTCTCAATTTCCTGACTCCTTAAAGAACGGTAAGATTAATTATGTAATGTTGTTCATAGAGCAATCTATAGATTTTTTAAAAGAAGGTGGGAAGCTTAGTTTTATAATAGATTTATCTTTTTTCGAGACAGCATATGAACATACAAGAAAATATTTATTAGATAAAACTCGAATTTTGAGTATAGAGTATAATATTAAAGATTTTGAAGTTGCAAGCGGTCAGGTAATACTTGAATTGCAGAAAACAAAAGTTGAAAATAATTTAGTAAAAATAATTGATGCAGAAAACAATGTAAGCATAGAAGTTGAACAAGCATTATGGTATAAGCCGAAAGACCAATTTAAGTTTAGATTTAATACTTGTTCCTTAAGTTCTGCTATTATAGATAAAATAGAATCTAAGGATTGTCCAACGCTTAAGAGCTTGTACCCAAAAAAGAATCTTAGAACTTGTGTAATGCTTTTGAATATGGAAAACCTTTTTGTTTTTGAAGATAAAAAGCTTGATGACGAAGTTAAAGCCTATCCATATTATCAAGGCTCAAAAGGGCTAAAAGGTAAATATCAAAAAATGGAAAACACTAAATATTTCCATTATGATAAAAAATTACAAGACAAAGTTAATGATGAATTAAAGGCTGAATTAATAGCAAAAGGAATTAAAAATAAAAAGCGTCTTGGTTTAGGGGAAACAATTATTTATGATAATCCTAAAATTTATATTCGACAGTCTGCTAAAGAAATTATAGCATCATATGATGAAAATCCAAGTTCAGCAAACAATAGTTTATATGTTTTCTCTCTTAGAGATTCAAAAAAAGAAAGCATTATCTTTTTGAAGTTTTTATGTGGTTTATTAAATTCTGATATTATAACTTTTTACTCACAACAATTAAATATAATTAGATTCTCAAAAGGTAAACAACCACAAATTAAGACCTCAGATTTGTATAAGATACCTGTTCCTACTGACATTTCTTTACAAAAGAGAGTTGCTGATTTAGTAGATAAGATTTACTCCAATGACGGAGAAGATGAAACCATTAAAAATGAAATTAATTTGGTTTTTAATGATTATTTTAATCTTACAAATGATGAATTAAAAGTTATAGAAGAATCTATTTTAGATTATTAA
- a CDS encoding type II toxin-antitoxin system RelE/ParE family toxin, with product MEKVRQVIQYKNYFEEFLLAQPKKVQDKIFKVIEIIETYQHVPKTYLAPMKTYKGLFEARIKLGSNIWRVFCFFDKGKLVILLNGFTKKTQKTPKKEIDKAVRLMKEYYEEKNKGNGN from the coding sequence ATGGAAAAAGTTAGGCAAGTAATACAGTATAAAAATTATTTCGAGGAGTTTCTACTTGCTCAACCGAAAAAGGTTCAAGACAAAATATTTAAGGTCATTGAAATAATCGAAACTTATCAGCACGTGCCGAAAACATATTTGGCTCCAATGAAAACTTACAAAGGATTATTTGAGGCTCGAATAAAATTAGGCTCGAATATCTGGCGAGTTTTTTGCTTCTTTGATAAAGGTAAATTAGTTATACTCTTGAACGGATTTACTAAAAAGACGCAGAAAACACCGAAAAAAGAAATCGACAAAGCTGTTCGATTAATGAAAGAATATTACGAAGAAAAAAATAAAGGAAATGGAAACTAA
- a CDS encoding helix-turn-helix domain-containing protein: METKSWKDIKDTVYGKKGTERRDELDRDFESFKIGLLLRNAREEKNLTQEQLGVIIDKKRTYISRVENNGSNLTLKTLFDIVEKGLGGKVNISIEV, from the coding sequence ATGGAAACTAAAAGCTGGAAAGACATAAAAGATACGGTTTACGGAAAAAAAGGAACTGAACGTAGAGATGAACTCGACAGAGATTTTGAGTCGTTTAAAATTGGTTTACTTTTACGAAATGCACGTGAGGAAAAAAATCTGACCCAAGAACAACTTGGAGTTATAATTGACAAAAAACGGACTTATATTTCTCGTGTAGAAAATAATGGCAGTAATCTGACTTTAAAAACATTATTTGACATCGTAGAAAAAGGACTTGGAGGAAAAGTTAATATTTCAATCGAAGTCTGA